The Cyprinus carpio isolate SPL01 chromosome B8, ASM1834038v1, whole genome shotgun sequence genome segment tatttttgtgcaaataaatgcagccttggtgagcagaagaaacttctttccaaCACAtcttaaagggatgctccaccccagaatgtaaatgttgtcattaatcacttaccctcatgtcgttccaaacccgtaaaagctttgtttgtcttcggaacacaatttaagatattttggatgaaaacctggaggcctgtgactgtcccatagactaccaaataaataacagtgtcaaggtccaggaaaggtatgaaagtcgtcgtcagaatactccatccaccatcagacgtgcaatctgggttatatgaagcgacgggaacactttttgtaagcgaagaaaacaaaaataacaattttattcaacaatgcctttgtcaacagtctcctctgtgtctctccatatcaccgtatgctgcgtatgctcttctatatcatccgtgccacaaggatgcactgttttctttcaaatcaaagctaaatacacgtagaaacagcgcatccttgtggcgcggatgacacagaagagcatacacagcatatgaagagacacagaggagacaaaggaattgttgaataaagtcgttatttttgttttctttgcttacaaaaagtgttcccattgcttcatataacccagattgcacgtctgatggcagatggagtattctgatgaagaCTTTCATAactttcatggaccttgacactgctatttacttggcagtctatgggacagtcacaagcctcccggttttcatccaaaatatcttaaattgtgttccgaagacaaacaaagcttttacgggtttggaacgacatgagggtaagtgattaatgacaaaattttcatttcggggtggagtatccctttaattattctaaactttaGAATGTGCCTAGTAGAGTAGACACaacaaaaattcaattttaagAAAACGAACAATGAAAAATAAGCAAGTGTGACACCTCTCATTATTATGATTAGGTTATTTTAACTAAATTGACTCTAATGTACTCTCCAGGATCCGTGACGCTCCTAAACTCTCTTTCGAGGAGAGCGAGCGCAGAGCCCTTCTGCTGAAGGAGTGGTCCAGATACAAGTACAGCCAGCACCAGACGGAGATGGACACCATCAACGAGGCTCTGGAGGCTCAGAGACAAGCGCTGGACGAGCTGAAGCTGGAGTCAGAGGAGCTTTATAAAGCAGCGCTCAGCCCAGACACAGACTTATTCCCTTTCCAGCACGAGGGGCCCAGCTACACACCCCCCGTGACAAACTATGAGGCTCCAGAGGGCAAATACAACGACATCACTCGAGTGTACACACAGTGAGCGGAGCTTGAGCATGAAACAAGTGCGTTCAGGGCTGAGCAAGAGCAGAAACATCAGAGAAGAACGAACCAAATTAACTTGTTCATCGTCTGTTAGTCATCATTAAATCATGATGCAAATGAATATTTGTCAACACCCGTTGTGTACCTGGAATAcagaaaaattatacattttttgcaaTTCTTGATGTGGTCTTTAAATCATGTTTCCTTTTTATCCCTTCggttactttattttaaggtgtcattaaAGCACTGAGTAgtattaattaactgcatgtacttactctatggttacttgcatgtaattatgcataattaattgttattataatagtaagtacaccTTAAAATAAGTGTGTTACCATACCTTTATTATAGTTTCTAGCTTCAGGCCAGTGATTTCAATGACTTTTGGAAGGAAGTAATTcagataattacaaataaattcacaattatCTATTAACTATCATTTCTGTGGTCTCCAGTGAAACAATAAAGGCCAAACTCTTGTTAAAACATCTTGTTAAAACTTTTATCATTGCATGTTTTCATTCATTAACACGTGTACAGAGATACAGAAATACCTTTTGATTAACACCAGATGTGGCTTCGcgatattttaaatggaaaataagcAGAATAATATTACTGTTCTGTGCTAGACCGACTTTCTCccctaataaaaaagtaatatatctgaaatgcttttatttcacACTTAGTATagttaaaatctattaacatatttagcGCTTGAGacttaaaaaatcataattcagctttatttgaagtacgtttctTAATATAAAAACCCAAAAATTTGTGTTAACGTGTGTGTCTACTGATGATTGCATgctctttgaataatatcggtatGATATTTAAAGCATGCTTCCactttaaaacaatcaaatatacttcagtatatctttagttggacttcagcactacaaTTAAAGTGCGTTCtagtttagcagactttaagtgcactaaaagtacaattgcactgtattttattaagcacataaatatcttaatgtatttgtagtatactaagcatgaaataaaagcatctcaaatgcattttagtatatttgtttttcactAGGGTCGTCAAATGCTTCAGTGTTCGCTTTATTAATTCCATATTCAGGTTGATCAAGATTTCCGATTTTCGAGGAAAACCAGATCTAGAACAGAAGAGAAGTGCATCAGTCCAGGAGAGGTAGTGTGAGGAGATTCCCAGCAGACGTTCATGCAACTCAAGCACTCTCTTGTGTCATAAATACATAGTATTTATGAGTCGTGTGGTCCGCCCTGGTTTAGCGGCACGTGCCAATCAGCCGGAGGCGTCTGTCGGAGCTCCCAGACCGGAGTGAACTTCCTCTGCTCAGCGACCCGCTTCCTCTCGCTCTCCTGGAGGGATTCCTAACGGTGCACATGAGATGATAGATGAGTAGAAGGCAAACGAAGTGATTAGTGGTGAAAAAGTAAACAGCAGTGTGGCCCGGAGCTAAACCTGACCAGACTAGACTCACCTTGGCGTGTGTGCTGTGGGTTTTCTCCCACTCTTTGCAGGTGTAGTAGTCTTCTTTCCACTGCTGGCAGTCCGGCGCTCTGCCGTAGGTGTAGTATTCATGGAATCTGTTGAATAAACTCTTGCAGTGCTTGAATTCACACCAGTAGACGTCACATGAACGTGGTGGCTGTgtggatgaaaaaataaaaatatattctttgaaGGAACAGTGCATCcaaaagttaaaatgactaacGTTCCGTCCGTCCAAGATgaatatgagtttgtttcttcatcaggtttgtagaaatgtagcattgcatcagtgtctcagcaatggatgctctgcagtgaatgggtgccgtcagaatgagagtccaaacagctgataaaaacatcacaataatccacagcactccagtccatcagttcacatctggagaagacagaagcTGTGTATTTGTGAGAACCAAAGACCTTTTTTTAACTTCAACCAGctgaaatatgagtccataatccataaaaacactTCATCCAGCGAAAAAGTCATCTTTACTCAGTGGAGGAAGTTTTAATATGGATCATAGACTCATATTTCAGCCCGAAGCCACAGTTTGAAGTtcaaacatcttgatggatttgtttcttacaagcacgCAGCGTTagtcttcacaagacattaactgatggactggagtgattaCTGGattgttatgatgtttttatcagctgtttggactctcattctgacggcacccattcactgcagagcatccattgttgagacactgatgcaaggctacatttctccaaatctgatgaagaaacaaactcatactcATCTTGGATGATGTGATATTTTAATGCATACTGTAGTCCTGAAATATTACACTTGCAAAAACTCCTATTACTGTACAATGGTATTgccttttttttgtaagtgtataATATTTATGGAAACAAAGAATACCAATGTTTTACCAAAGTAATTCggcaaaaaaacatggtaaaaaccattgcatttttgttatgtgtttgtttCAGTTGAGCATGAAATCCTGAGCACACTGACACTACACAAGTACGATGCACTTTTAAAAACGTGATTTAACCCTATATTTACAACGCAACCGCAAAACGAGTTACTTAATCAGCATGTAATGAGAATTACAGAGATAAAATACTTAGACTGACCCTCCAGTTTGAGTGTGACCCTGCCATACTCGCGCGCTCTTCTCTGCTGAGCTCCAGCGCGTCGCGTCAATGTTTTAGTCCTTCACTGCCATCTACTGGCAATGTCaaataaattactatttcaaTATAGATTTAAcagaaatttaatatatttaaatttaacccTGTTCACATTCGATTTACGCGTTTGCGTTATATATGTCAATGCTTAATAATGTAGTGTGAATGAATGATCGATACGCGTcatcaagacttttattttgtaagcGGAAGCGGAAGTGAGCACCGGCGGCTTGTTTAGGCTACAGCGGTGTCTAGTAGCTAGCTTAAAGTAAATCGGTGTGAggtaaaaaacactttaatgccTCCAAAATGCCCTCTGAAAGTCTACGATTTGAGACTTTAGAAGCCCTGAAAAACTCTCCGAAGGGGAAACTCAACTACAGTCCAGACTGGCTGGAAAAAGGGGAGGTAAACACGCCGACAATCTGCACACATTTGATCATTATGAAGTTTTAATCACCTTTATTACTAATTAAACGTACCGTGCTGCTTTTAGACATGTATTCATATCTGATTATTATAATACCAAGGGTATAAGAATATAACTAGGCTACATGTTTATATCAGAGTAccatggtattattattatgtaaagccACAGTACAAAGTTATAGGACTTACTCTGCTAGAGCCATAAATatagtgtataataataattatgtttgatataataataaataagacactTCACATAGGTATTAAAGCATTTTACAAAGGATTAAAACATTGTCAGTAAATGTGCTTCATTCTTGGTGATATTTGTTGGACATTTAAATCGATTTGGAGTTTTGTCCCACAATCCTTATCTCTTCTGATCTGTTTTTCAGGATATTCTGGCGGGCTGTGTGGAGGTGTCCAGTCTGTCTCCTCTCTCAGGACAGATTCTGAAGAGACTGAGTCCCCGTCCGCTGCTCAAGACCCGCTCTCTGTCCTCATGCGTTCGTGATACGAGTCCCGAGGTTTCAGAAGGTCTTTCTGCTGGAGCTTCAGTTCCCATCAGTCCCAGACAGATCTCCTCTCCGCCTCCGGTCTCCCTTCACGCCGAGGACGATGAGCAGGTGACGTCCTTGCTTTTTAAAGAGTTTGGTTCAGCCAAAAacaaccctcatgtcgttccaacccgtgagacc includes the following:
- the LOC109086926 gene encoding UPF0545 protein C22orf39 homolog, whose product is MAGSHSNWRPPRSCDVYWCEFKHCKSLFNRFHEYYTYGRAPDCQQWKEDYYTCKEWEKTHSTHAKESLQESERKRVAEQRKFTPVWELRQTPPADWHVPLNQGGPHDS
- the LOC109103904 gene encoding 39S ribosomal protein L40, mitochondrial-like isoform X1, with the translated sequence MAGIVCRTASRVISSQVSCSSSVVAVRNSHWFTSMLSLKTSLPLRAEPKKKKKVDPRREIMMKERLKKKLKRLEKVAPELIPIEDFITPAKCFDETRIRDAPKLSFEESERRALLLKEWSRYKYSQHQTEMDTINEALEAQRQALDELKLESEELYKAALSPDTDLFPFQHEGPSYTPPVTNYEAPEGKYNDITRVYTQ
- the LOC109103904 gene encoding 39S ribosomal protein L40, mitochondrial-like isoform X2 produces the protein MAGIVCRTASRVISSQVSCSSVVAVRNSHWFTSMLSLKTSLPLRAEPKKKKKVDPRREIMMKERLKKKLKRLEKVAPELIPIEDFITPAKCFDETRIRDAPKLSFEESERRALLLKEWSRYKYSQHQTEMDTINEALEAQRQALDELKLESEELYKAALSPDTDLFPFQHEGPSYTPPVTNYEAPEGKYNDITRVYTQ